One Neoarius graeffei isolate fNeoGra1 chromosome 19, fNeoGra1.pri, whole genome shotgun sequence genomic region harbors:
- the rpl22l1 gene encoding 60S ribosomal protein L22-like 1: protein MAPKRQQPVGKKSRRGAAWRFTLDCTHPVEDGILDSANFETFLREKVKVNGKTGNLGTVVQIARQRNKISVSSEKQFSKRYLKYLTKKYLKKNNLRDWLRVVASDKETYELRYFQISQDDESEVDE, encoded by the exons ATGGCGCCG AAAAGACAGCAGCCTGTAGGGAAAAAGAGCAGGAGAGGAGCTGCATGGAGGTTCACGTTGGACTGCACGCACCCTGTGGAGGATGGCATCCTCGACTCGGCCAACTTT GAGACGTTCCTCAGAGAGAAGGTGAAGGTTAATGGCAAAACTGGAAATCTGGGTACCGTGGTGCAGATTGCTCGGCAGAGGAACAAGATCAGTGTCTCCTCAGAAAAACAGTTCTCAAAGAG GTATCTGAAATATCTCACAAAGAAATACCTGAAGAAGAATAACCTACGAGACTGGCTGCGTGTCGTGGCGTCTGATAAAGAGACGTACGAGCTGAGATACTTCCAGATCAGTCAGGATGACGAATCCGAGGTGGACGAGTGA
- the LOC132867826 gene encoding dapper homolog 2-like, whose product MEVSAEEIWTGMRTKRIRGRFRATLAGLLELEVLRVRHKEMVEAVLEKQESPDHLDDLIIQQGRYQFWVEESSFRLKLKRSLSDENLTDIRNPRTFLDLRRMGVHHSSEDLHSHECDNKRSRVSSGFCESHSDAVSSLSTSLALLSHQSTDSSASSRQELHTNSFWRSCLLKTKEEHVRKSDTMTGGFSQVVIPEAGFLSVVDLYPDSHWPDISDILQPQVILEPSYRSNLKSLQGSEIYRYPSPLHAVALQSPLYAPQSPENKRKNEGCSPGIFISRTSSLPRSDFVHGQRRGFECTHSHPDSPTSMKSVMSLTSHARLENPQCEEIVLKRARGEVWNHTKAECSGITSWSRRNLASLHRTCSVGRSKTSSSFKSMLFPNRPTGSSESGPPTSSQALSPRFRGRLGTHKNRLRRHTAALTNLNIFPESNRTLCDRTSAGTSVLHHRHSSEVPKGFMKGTSGC is encoded by the coding sequence ATGGAGGTCTCAGCTGAAGAGATATGGACAGGAATGAGAACAAAACGAATCCGTGGACGCTTCCGTGCAACTCTTGCTGGACTTCTGGAGCTTGAAGTCTTAAGAGTGAGACACAAAGAGATGGTGGAGGCAGTGCTGGAGAAGCAAGAAAGTCCTGACCACTTAGACGATCTAATAATCCAACAAGGACGATATCAGTTTTGGGTGGAAGAAAGTTCTTTTAGGCTGAAACTCAAACGTAGTCTCTCAGATGAGAACCTCACAGATATCAGAAATCCCAGAACATTTCTGGACCTGAGAAGAATGGGTGTACATCACTCATCTGAAGATCTCCACAGCCATGAATGTGACAACAAGCGATCAAGGGTGAGCTCTGGATTCTGTGAGAGTCACAGCGATGCTGTGAGTTCTCTTTCCACCTCTTTGGCTTTATTAAGTCACCAGAGTACTGACAGTTCAGCAAGTTCTAGACAGGAACTTCATACAAACTCCTTCTGGAGGTCTTGTTTATTAAAAACCAAAGAGGAACATGTGAGGAAAAGTGATACAATGACTGGAGGCTTTTCACAAGTTGTGATTCCTGAAGCTGGATTCTTATCTGTGGTGGATCTGTACCCTGATTCCCACTGGCCTGATATCTCTGACATCCTGCAGCCACAAGTCATCCTGGAACCATCCTACAGATCCAATCTGAAGAGTCTACAGGGCTCAGAAATTTATCGCTATCCTAGTCCACTCCATGCTGTGGCCTTGCAGAGCCCGCTCTATGCTCCACAAAGCCCAGAGAACAAGAGGAAGAACGAGGGATGTTCTCCAGGAATTTTTATCTCCAGGACCAGCTCCTTGCCGAGATCAGATTTTGTTCATGGACAGAGGAGAGGTTTTGAATGTACCCACTCACACCCAGATTCCCCCACCAGCATGAAGTCAGTCATGTCTTTAACTTCTCATGCTCGTTTAGAGAATCCCCAGTGTGAGGAGATCGTTTTGAAGCGAGCACGAGGTGAAGTGTGGAACCATACCAAGGCAGAGTGTTCAGGAATCACCTCATGGTCGAGGAGAAACTTGGCCTCACTCCATCGCACATGCTCAGTGGGAAGAAGTAAAACATCTTCGTCTTTCAAATCAATGCTTTTCCCAAACAGACCTACAGGATCATCAGAATCAGGACCTCCAACATCTTCACAAGCTCTTAGTCCAAGATTCAGAGGACGACTCGGAACACACAAGAACCGACTTAGAAGACACACAGCTGCTTTGACCAACCTGAACATTTTTCCAGAAAGTAACAGGACTTTGTGTGATAGAACTTCAGCTGGGACAAGCGTGCTTCATCATCGACATTCCTCTGAAGTTCCTAAGGGCTTCATGAAAGGAACCTCTGGCTGCTGA